Proteins from a genomic interval of Stenotrophomonas sp. 24(2023):
- the dxs gene encoding 1-deoxy-D-xylulose-5-phosphate synthase produces MIDSARYPRLARIQTPDDLRTFDESELRAVADELRAYLIESVGKSGGHFAAGLGVIELTVALHYLYQTPVDQLVWDVGHQTYPHKILTGRRDEIHTVKQKDGVAPFPKREESEYDTFGVGHSSTSISAALGMAIARQAEGDERKVVAVIGDGAMTAGMAFEALMHAGGMDPEPNLLVILNDNNMSISEAVGGLTKMLGRATGSRTLNALREGGKKILGDKKNNPARFVKRWEEHWKGMFVPSTLFEEMGFHYTGPIDGHDLPALLSTLKTLRASKGPKLLHVMTTKGKGYEPAEGDQIGYHAVGPFDPDKGLVAKPGAKKPTYTDVFGDWLCDAAAAEPRLYGITPAMREGSGLVRFSREYPQRYFDVAIAEQHAVTLAAGMATQGAKPVVAIYSTFLQRAYDQLVHDVAIQELDVLFAIDRAGVVGPDGATHAGNLDLSFLRCVPNMVVMAPSNEAECRQMLSTGLQYAGPAAVRYPRGSGTGVAAGSDLSTLPIGKGEVRVAGSRVALLAFGSTVAAAEQVGRELGLSVVNMRFIKPLDRDLVLDIAARHDALVTIEDNVVAGGAGSAVAELLNAEDVLRPFLHLGLPDSYQHHASREDLLAEAGIDAAGIRAAVLARWPALAAGTPPLSAAS; encoded by the coding sequence ATGATCGACTCCGCCCGCTATCCCCGCCTCGCGCGCATCCAGACGCCGGATGACCTGCGCACGTTCGACGAATCCGAACTGAGGGCGGTCGCCGATGAACTGCGCGCCTACCTGATCGAATCGGTCGGCAAGAGCGGTGGCCACTTCGCCGCCGGCCTGGGCGTGATCGAACTGACCGTGGCCCTGCACTACCTGTACCAGACCCCGGTCGACCAGCTGGTCTGGGACGTGGGCCACCAGACCTATCCGCACAAGATCCTCACCGGCCGCCGCGACGAGATCCACACCGTCAAGCAGAAGGATGGCGTGGCGCCGTTCCCCAAGCGCGAGGAGAGCGAATACGACACCTTCGGCGTCGGCCACTCGTCCACGTCCATCTCCGCCGCGCTGGGCATGGCCATCGCCCGCCAGGCCGAAGGCGACGAGCGCAAGGTCGTGGCGGTGATCGGTGACGGCGCGATGACCGCCGGCATGGCGTTCGAAGCGCTGATGCATGCCGGCGGCATGGACCCGGAACCCAACCTGCTGGTGATCCTCAACGACAACAACATGTCGATTTCCGAGGCCGTCGGCGGGCTGACCAAGATGCTCGGCCGTGCCACCGGCAGCCGCACGCTCAATGCGCTGCGCGAAGGCGGCAAGAAGATCCTCGGCGACAAGAAGAACAACCCGGCACGCTTCGTGAAGCGCTGGGAAGAACACTGGAAGGGCATGTTCGTGCCCTCCACCCTGTTCGAGGAAATGGGCTTCCACTACACCGGGCCGATCGACGGCCACGACCTGCCGGCCCTGCTGTCCACGCTGAAGACGCTGCGCGCCTCCAAGGGCCCCAAGCTGCTGCATGTGATGACCACCAAGGGCAAGGGCTACGAGCCGGCCGAAGGCGACCAGATCGGCTACCACGCCGTGGGGCCGTTCGACCCGGACAAGGGCCTGGTGGCCAAGCCCGGCGCGAAGAAGCCGACCTATACCGATGTGTTCGGCGACTGGCTGTGCGATGCCGCCGCCGCCGAGCCGCGCCTGTACGGCATCACCCCGGCCATGCGCGAAGGCTCGGGCCTGGTGCGCTTCAGCCGCGAGTACCCGCAGCGCTACTTCGACGTGGCCATCGCCGAGCAGCACGCGGTGACCCTGGCCGCTGGCATGGCCACCCAGGGCGCCAAGCCGGTCGTGGCGATCTACTCCACCTTCCTGCAGCGCGCGTACGACCAGCTGGTGCACGATGTGGCCATCCAAGAGTTGGACGTGCTGTTCGCGATCGACCGCGCCGGCGTGGTGGGCCCGGATGGGGCGACCCATGCGGGCAACCTGGACCTGAGTTTCCTGCGCTGCGTACCGAACATGGTGGTGATGGCGCCGTCCAACGAAGCCGAGTGCCGGCAGATGCTCAGCACCGGCCTGCAGTACGCCGGGCCGGCGGCGGTGCGCTACCCGCGCGGCAGCGGCACCGGCGTGGCCGCCGGCAGCGACCTGTCCACCCTGCCGATCGGCAAGGGCGAAGTGCGCGTGGCCGGCAGCCGCGTGGCGCTGCTGGCCTTCGGCAGCACGGTCGCCGCCGCCGAACAGGTGGGCCGCGAGCTGGGCCTGAGCGTGGTCAACATGCGTTTCATCAAGCCGCTTGACCGCGACCTGGTGCTGGACATCGCCGCGCGCCACGACGCGCTGGTGACCATCGAGGACAACGTGGTGGCCGGTGGCGCCGGTTCCGCCGTGGCCGAGCTGCTCAATGCCGAGGACGTGCTGCGCCCGTTCCTGCACCTGGGCCTGCCGGACAGCTACCAGCATCACGCCAGCCGCGAAGACCTGCTGGCCGAAGCCGGTATCGATGCCGCCGGCATCCGTGCCGCGGTGCTCGCGCGCTGGCCGGCACTCGCGGCCGGTACCCCGCCACTCAGCGCCGCGAGCTGA
- a CDS encoding SDR family oxidoreductase, whose amino-acid sequence MRLQGKTALITGASAGIGRACALRFAAEGAAVVLNARRAGPLQDVVAQIEAAGGRALACAGDIAAAGTAQHLVDAAQATFGGLDIAINNAGMLGPASLTAELDEADWHAVLQTNLTSAFLAARAQLPALLARGGGSLVFVGTFVGHTAGMPGMAAYAASKAGLIGLNQVIAAEYGAQRIRSNVLLPGGTDTEMGRQAAASEDARAFVRSLHALKRMAEPEEIANAALFLASDESSFVTGSALRVEGGVSICRT is encoded by the coding sequence ATGCGTCTGCAAGGAAAAACCGCTCTCATCACCGGTGCCAGTGCGGGCATCGGCCGTGCCTGCGCACTACGCTTCGCTGCTGAAGGTGCAGCCGTGGTACTCAACGCGCGGCGCGCCGGGCCACTGCAGGACGTGGTGGCGCAGATCGAGGCGGCCGGTGGGCGTGCGCTGGCCTGCGCCGGTGACATTGCCGCCGCCGGCACCGCCCAGCACCTGGTCGATGCGGCGCAGGCCACCTTTGGCGGGCTGGACATCGCCATCAACAATGCGGGCATGCTCGGGCCCGCTTCGCTCACCGCCGAGCTGGACGAGGCCGATTGGCACGCCGTGCTGCAGACCAACCTGACGTCCGCGTTCCTGGCCGCGCGTGCGCAGCTGCCGGCGCTGTTGGCGCGTGGCGGTGGTTCGCTGGTGTTCGTGGGGACGTTCGTCGGGCACACCGCGGGCATGCCCGGCATGGCGGCCTATGCCGCCAGCAAGGCCGGCCTGATCGGCCTGAACCAGGTGATCGCCGCCGAGTACGGCGCGCAGCGCATCCGCAGCAATGTGCTGCTGCCCGGTGGCACCGATACCGAGATGGGCCGGCAGGCAGCCGCCAGCGAGGACGCACGCGCCTTCGTGCGTTCGCTGCATGCGCTCAAGCGCATGGCCGAACCGGAGGAAATCGCCAATGCCGCGCTGTTCCTGGCCAGCGATGAAAGCAGTTTCGTTACCGGCAGTGCGCTGCGGGTGGAGGGTGGGGTATCGATCTGCCGCACCTGA
- a CDS encoding lipocalin family protein: MRPLPALLACLLLCPAPLMAAAPVQAVPDLDIDRYAGQWHEIAHLPVSFQKKCVADVTATYSLRSEGRISVHNACRTASGERIAADGMARPVTGHPGQLQVRFAPDWLGWLPLVWADYWVIALDADYQWAMVGGPDRKYLWILAREPHLDRQVFEQLRHRAEAMGYDLAPLRMMAPLTGDPAP; the protein is encoded by the coding sequence ATGCGCCCGCTCCCTGCCCTGCTCGCCTGCCTGCTGCTGTGCCCGGCGCCCCTGATGGCCGCGGCACCGGTACAGGCGGTCCCCGACCTGGACATCGACCGCTACGCTGGCCAATGGCATGAGATCGCGCACCTGCCGGTGTCGTTCCAGAAGAAATGCGTGGCTGACGTCACCGCCACCTACAGCCTGCGCAGCGAAGGCCGCATCAGCGTGCACAACGCCTGCCGCACCGCCAGTGGCGAACGCATCGCCGCCGATGGCATGGCCCGCCCGGTCACCGGCCACCCCGGGCAGCTGCAGGTCCGTTTCGCGCCGGACTGGCTGGGCTGGCTGCCGCTGGTCTGGGCCGACTACTGGGTGATCGCACTCGATGCGGACTACCAGTGGGCGATGGTGGGGGGGCCGGACCGGAAATACCTGTGGATCCTGGCCCGCGAACCGCACCTGGACCGGCAGGTGTTCGAACAGCTGCGCCACCGTGCCGAGGCCATGGGCTATGACCTGGCCCCGCTGCGGATGATGGCGCCGCTGACCGGCGATCCCGCGCCCTGA
- a CDS encoding LEA type 2 family protein, with amino-acid sequence MLRRFRTALIAVSLLALAACSNGVVKRVSEPAASLQQLTVQADGRWSVALRLQNFSSMPMTFDDVSLALTVGDTDAGTLQAKPGISIGGVSADVITVDLQPSSAARLVVADALASNRTLAYGLKGSVAATPEEKKQRTFDISSRSTLNQAPGLPGVLR; translated from the coding sequence ATGCTCCGCCGCTTCCGAACCGCTCTGATTGCCGTGTCCCTCCTGGCCCTGGCCGCCTGCAGCAACGGCGTGGTCAAGCGCGTTTCCGAACCCGCCGCGAGCCTGCAGCAGCTGACCGTGCAGGCCGATGGCCGCTGGAGCGTGGCCCTGCGCCTGCAGAACTTCAGCTCGATGCCGATGACCTTCGACGACGTCTCGCTGGCCCTGACCGTCGGCGACACCGACGCCGGCACCCTGCAGGCCAAGCCCGGCATCTCCATCGGTGGCGTGTCCGCCGATGTGATCACCGTGGACCTGCAGCCCAGCTCGGCCGCCCGCCTGGTGGTGGCCGATGCACTGGCCAGCAACCGCACCCTGGCCTACGGCCTGAAGGGCTCGGTGGCCGCCACGCCGGAAGAGAAGAAGCAGCGCACCTTCGACATCAGCAGCCGCAGCACCCTCAACCAGGCCCCCGGCCTGCCCGGCGTGCTGCGCTGA
- a CDS encoding DUF3011 domain-containing protein, whose protein sequence is MGKGSAWHRTACLLLPLMAVAGVAQAQAYGYGDGYRDNGYGGRGDPGIVRCESNGGRSSECALEGRPRLIRQLSNTPCVEGENWGASRRGVWVTQGCRAEFIGDYRRGREGRGGWRDDAQVISCDSNKNRWNQCRVSIRREARLIRQESRTACIEGQTWGWDSRGVWVDGGCRGQFQVR, encoded by the coding sequence ATGGGCAAGGGATCCGCTTGGCACCGCACGGCCTGCCTGCTGTTGCCGCTGATGGCGGTGGCCGGCGTGGCACAGGCACAGGCTTATGGCTACGGCGATGGCTACCGTGACAACGGCTATGGCGGCCGGGGTGACCCGGGCATCGTGCGCTGTGAATCCAATGGTGGCCGCAGCAGTGAATGCGCGCTGGAGGGCCGCCCGCGGCTGATCCGGCAGCTGTCCAACACGCCCTGCGTGGAAGGTGAGAACTGGGGCGCATCACGCCGGGGCGTATGGGTGACCCAGGGCTGCCGCGCGGAATTCATCGGCGACTACCGCCGGGGCCGGGAGGGCCGGGGAGGCTGGCGTGACGACGCACAGGTGATCAGCTGCGATTCCAACAAGAACCGCTGGAACCAGTGCCGTGTCAGCATCCGCCGGGAGGCCCGGCTGATCCGGCAGGAGTCGCGTACGGCCTGTATCGAAGGACAGACCTGGGGCTGGGACAGCCGGGGCGTCTGGGTGGATGGCGGCTGCCGGGGGCAGTTCCAGGTGCGCTGA
- a CDS encoding NADP-dependent oxidoreductase, with amino-acid sequence MSVSSPTTTTRIVLASRPQGAPTATDFRLEQAALPALAAGQVLLRNRYLSLDPYMRGRMDEGRSYAAPVALGEVMVGATVSEVLQSRADGLAAGDLVLASGGWQTHAVADAASISRHLQPQGLPPSLALGVHGMPGFTAYAGLHEIGKLQPGETLVVAAASGPVGATVAQLGKLQGARVVAIAGGQAKRAYLETLGVDVALDHRAGDFAAQLRAAVPDGIDVYFENVGGHVLDAVLPLLNDFARIPVCGTIATYNAHGVAQPGLDRLPPLFAQVLRQRLTVRGFIITDFNHLFAAFEPQMAQWLRDGRIQYREDVVKGLENAPEAFFGLLQGRNFGKLVVQLD; translated from the coding sequence ATGTCCGTTTCCTCCCCGACCACCACCACCCGCATCGTGCTGGCCTCGCGCCCGCAGGGCGCACCAACGGCCACGGATTTCCGCCTGGAACAAGCGGCGCTGCCCGCGCTGGCAGCGGGCCAGGTCCTGCTGCGCAACCGCTATCTGTCGCTCGACCCGTACATGCGTGGACGCATGGACGAGGGCCGGTCCTACGCGGCGCCGGTGGCGCTGGGTGAGGTGATGGTGGGTGCTACCGTTTCCGAGGTACTGCAGTCGCGTGCCGACGGCCTGGCCGCCGGCGATCTCGTGCTGGCCAGTGGCGGCTGGCAGACCCATGCGGTGGCCGATGCTGCCAGCATCAGCCGTCACCTGCAGCCGCAGGGGCTGCCGCCCAGCCTGGCACTGGGCGTGCACGGCATGCCGGGCTTCACCGCCTATGCGGGCCTGCACGAGATCGGCAAGCTGCAGCCGGGTGAAACACTGGTGGTGGCCGCCGCCAGTGGCCCGGTCGGTGCCACGGTCGCGCAGCTGGGCAAGCTGCAGGGTGCGCGCGTTGTGGCCATCGCCGGGGGGCAGGCCAAGCGTGCCTACCTGGAAACACTGGGCGTGGACGTGGCGCTGGACCACCGTGCCGGGGATTTCGCCGCGCAGCTGCGTGCGGCCGTGCCGGATGGCATCGATGTGTACTTCGAGAATGTCGGCGGCCATGTGCTGGATGCCGTGCTGCCGCTGCTCAATGATTTTGCCCGCATTCCGGTCTGCGGCACCATCGCCACCTACAACGCGCATGGCGTGGCGCAGCCCGGCCTGGACCGCCTGCCACCGCTGTTCGCGCAGGTGCTGCGCCAGCGGCTGACGGTGCGCGGCTTCATCATCACCGACTTCAACCACCTGTTCGCGGCGTTCGAGCCGCAGATGGCGCAGTGGCTGCGCGATGGCCGCATCCAGTACCGCGAGGATGTGGTGAAGGGGCTGGAAAATGCACCGGAGGCATTCTTCGGCCTGCTGCAGGGACGCAACTTCGGCAAGCTGGTGGTACAGCTGGATTGA
- a CDS encoding roadblock/LC7 domain-containing protein, whose translation MNDTPHPAPTLEALARTLSGVQAIVLASSDGFALAQAGPRGNTADRLAAMTSSMLGLAGALGRELAFGDLDTLILEAAHGKVLMLAVPGPSPRLLMTACDHTCVIGNVLWHAKQCVLQLAATSDQ comes from the coding sequence ATGAATGACACGCCCCACCCGGCCCCCACCCTGGAGGCCCTGGCCAGGACCCTCAGCGGCGTGCAGGCCATCGTCCTGGCCAGCAGCGATGGCTTCGCCCTGGCCCAGGCAGGCCCACGGGGCAACACCGCCGACCGCCTGGCGGCCATGACCAGTTCGATGCTCGGCCTGGCCGGCGCGCTGGGCCGTGAGCTGGCCTTCGGCGACCTGGACACCCTCATTCTCGAAGCCGCCCACGGCAAGGTCCTGATGCTGGCCGTGCCGGGGCCGTCGCCACGGCTGCTGATGACCGCCTGCGACCACACCTGCGTGATCGGGAACGTGCTGTGGCACGCAAAACAATGCGTGCTCCAGCTCGCCGCCACATCGGACCAGTAA
- a CDS encoding acyl-CoA dehydrogenase C-terminal domain-containing protein, which produces MSSYTAPLSDLRFALHDVLKVEPLFARLGFTDATADVVDAVLEEAGRFSGSVLAPLNSVGDEIGCVLDQASGEVTTPPGFKQAYDQFVEGGWTGLTAAPELGGQGLPHTLGVPLNEMINAANLAWGNFPLLSHGAIEALKQHGEAWQHEAFLKPLIEGRWTGTMCLTEPHCGTDLGLLKTKAEPNADGSYAITGTKIFITAGEHDLTDNIVHLVLAKLPDAPAGAKGISLFVTPKFKVDRDGTVGERNALRCGSIEHKMGIKGSVTCVMNFDGAQGYLVGQPHKGLQAMFTMMNTARLGVGLQGIGLSERAYQNALKYSRERLQSRALSGAKFPDKPADPILVHPDVRRMLLTIKSLVEGSRLLALYAATLIDVAHSADDAAERERADTLVSFLTPISKACQTEWGIENTYNALQCFGGHGYIREHGMEQLARDARITTLYEGTTGIQALDLIGRKTAASQGAGLKLFLADVEAFAKAHEGNEALAELIGPLRAKAAEWGALTMDVLKRAAANPDELGAASYDYLFYSGYVVLAYWWARSVAAADASAQTEGFKQAKRETARFYFARVLPRTLGHAAALQAGAAPLMAMDDERFGT; this is translated from the coding sequence ATGAGCAGCTACACCGCACCGCTTTCCGACCTTCGTTTCGCCCTGCACGACGTGCTCAAGGTGGAACCGCTGTTCGCCCGCCTGGGCTTCACCGACGCCACCGCCGACGTGGTCGATGCCGTGCTGGAAGAAGCCGGCCGTTTCAGCGGCAGTGTGCTGGCACCGCTGAACAGCGTGGGTGACGAGATCGGCTGCGTGCTCGACCAGGCCAGCGGCGAGGTCACCACCCCGCCCGGCTTCAAGCAGGCCTACGACCAGTTCGTCGAAGGCGGCTGGACCGGCCTGACCGCCGCGCCGGAACTGGGCGGCCAGGGCCTGCCGCACACCCTGGGCGTGCCGCTGAACGAAATGATCAACGCCGCCAACCTGGCCTGGGGCAACTTCCCGCTGCTGTCGCATGGCGCGATCGAAGCCCTCAAGCAGCATGGCGAAGCCTGGCAGCACGAGGCGTTCCTGAAGCCGCTGATCGAGGGCCGCTGGACCGGCACCATGTGCCTGACCGAACCGCACTGCGGCACCGACCTGGGCCTGCTCAAGACCAAGGCCGAACCGAACGCCGACGGCAGCTACGCGATCACCGGCACCAAGATCTTCATCACCGCCGGCGAGCACGACCTGACCGACAACATCGTGCACCTGGTGCTGGCCAAACTGCCCGATGCACCGGCCGGCGCCAAGGGCATTTCGCTGTTCGTCACCCCGAAGTTCAAGGTCGACCGCGACGGCACGGTCGGGGAGCGCAACGCCCTGCGCTGCGGCTCGATCGAACACAAGATGGGCATCAAGGGCTCGGTCACCTGCGTGATGAACTTCGACGGCGCCCAGGGCTATCTGGTCGGCCAGCCGCACAAGGGCCTGCAGGCGATGTTCACCATGATGAACACTGCACGCCTGGGCGTCGGCCTGCAGGGCATCGGCCTGTCCGAGCGTGCCTACCAGAACGCGCTCAAGTACAGCCGCGAGCGCCTGCAGTCGCGCGCGCTCAGCGGCGCGAAGTTCCCGGACAAGCCGGCCGACCCGATCCTGGTGCACCCGGACGTGCGCCGCATGCTGCTGACCATCAAGTCGCTGGTCGAAGGCAGCCGCCTGCTGGCCCTGTACGCCGCCACCCTGATCGATGTCGCCCACAGCGCCGATGACGCCGCCGAGCGCGAGCGTGCCGATACGCTGGTCAGCTTCCTCACCCCGATCTCCAAGGCCTGCCAGACCGAATGGGGCATCGAGAACACCTACAACGCCCTGCAGTGCTTCGGCGGCCATGGCTACATCCGCGAGCACGGCATGGAGCAGCTGGCCCGCGATGCCCGCATCACCACCCTGTATGAAGGCACCACCGGCATCCAGGCGCTGGACCTGATCGGCCGCAAGACCGCCGCCAGCCAGGGCGCCGGCCTGAAGCTGTTCCTGGCCGACGTGGAAGCCTTCGCCAAGGCGCATGAGGGCAACGAGGCGCTGGCCGAGCTCATCGGCCCGCTGCGCGCCAAGGCCGCCGAATGGGGGGCGCTGACGATGGATGTGCTCAAGCGCGCCGCCGCCAACCCGGACGAACTGGGCGCAGCCAGCTACGACTACCTGTTCTATTCGGGTTACGTGGTGCTGGCCTACTGGTGGGCACGCAGCGTCGCGGCCGCCGATGCCAGCGCCCAGACCGAAGGTTTCAAGCAGGCCAAGCGCGAAACGGCCCGCTTCTACTTCGCCCGCGTGCTGCCGCGCACCCTCGGCCATGCCGCCGCCCTCCAGGCCGGTGCCGCCCCGCTGATGGCCATGGACGACGAACGCTTCGGCACCTGA
- a CDS encoding response regulator transcription factor: MSIRIVIADDHPVVMVGIRAVLELRGGYSIVGEARCPQELFHLMGEGGVQMVVTDFCMPGCRLPDGHTMLDTLQRRYPGVQVVLMTMFTNASSLHLALRSGVRAIVDKGGDPRTLLDAIEKVRAGVVFIDGRLVERLSPSGHRDRLASLSPKELEVLRLYAAGDSITDIATRLSRTVSTISRQRLSAMRRLGVHNEAELFACLLGEGLVNGSECGLVHH, from the coding sequence ATGAGTATCCGGATAGTAATTGCCGACGATCATCCTGTTGTGATGGTGGGCATACGCGCGGTGCTTGAACTACGGGGCGGGTACAGCATCGTGGGGGAAGCACGCTGCCCCCAGGAGCTGTTCCACTTGATGGGGGAGGGCGGCGTACAGATGGTCGTCACTGATTTCTGCATGCCCGGGTGCCGCCTGCCGGATGGCCACACGATGCTCGATACCCTGCAGCGCCGGTACCCGGGCGTGCAGGTTGTGCTGATGACGATGTTCACCAATGCCTCGTCGCTGCACCTGGCGCTCCGCTCGGGCGTGCGGGCGATCGTGGACAAGGGCGGCGATCCGCGGACACTGCTGGACGCCATCGAGAAGGTCCGGGCCGGCGTTGTCTTCATCGACGGGCGGCTGGTCGAGCGGCTGAGCCCGTCCGGCCACCGTGACCGGCTGGCCAGCCTGTCGCCGAAGGAGCTGGAGGTACTGCGCCTGTATGCCGCCGGGGATTCCATTACGGACATCGCCACGCGCCTGAGCCGGACAGTCAGCACCATCAGCCGGCAACGCCTTTCAGCGATGCGCCGGCTGGGCGTGCACAACGAGGCAGAACTGTTCGCCTGCCTGCTCGGGGAGGGGCTGGTCAACGGCAGTGAATGCGGGCTGGTGCATCACTAG
- a CDS encoding methylated-DNA--[protein]-cysteine S-methyltransferase has product MDTSLPPAIDARVERVCRHLQQAAEEPSLQALARLAGCSPTRLHRLFKQAIGLTPKQYAAALRAQRLRDGLDSPASITDAFHEAGFGSSGRFYENAPRLLGMTPGRWRAGGRGETLHFAIGQSSLGSVLVASSRTGVVAILLGDEPEPLLHSLQQRFRHAELIGADPAYEQRVAQVIALVEDPARGLAVPLDIRGTAFQQRVWQALQQIPHGQTASYADIAARIGAPRATRAVARACASNPLAVAVPCHRVVRRDGDVSGYAWGVARKRELLRRETTAKA; this is encoded by the coding sequence ATGGATACCTCCCTGCCCCCTGCCATCGATGCCCGTGTCGAGCGGGTCTGCCGCCACCTGCAGCAGGCTGCCGAAGAACCGTCACTGCAGGCGCTGGCCAGGCTGGCCGGATGCAGCCCGACCCGCCTGCACCGGCTGTTCAAGCAGGCCATCGGCCTGACCCCCAAGCAGTACGCCGCAGCGCTGCGCGCGCAACGCCTGCGTGATGGGCTGGACAGCCCCGCCAGCATCACCGATGCGTTCCATGAGGCGGGCTTCGGGTCCAGCGGCCGCTTCTACGAAAACGCCCCGCGCCTGCTGGGCATGACCCCGGGGCGCTGGCGTGCCGGTGGCCGTGGGGAAACCCTGCACTTCGCCATCGGCCAGAGCTCGCTGGGCAGCGTGCTGGTGGCCAGCAGCCGCACCGGCGTGGTGGCGATCCTGCTGGGCGACGAGCCGGAACCGCTGCTGCATTCGCTGCAGCAGCGGTTCCGCCACGCCGAACTGATCGGTGCCGACCCGGCCTACGAGCAGCGGGTCGCGCAGGTGATCGCGCTGGTCGAAGACCCCGCCCGTGGCTTGGCGGTGCCGCTGGATATCCGCGGCACCGCCTTCCAGCAGCGCGTCTGGCAGGCCCTGCAGCAGATTCCGCACGGGCAGACCGCCTCCTACGCCGACATCGCCGCGCGGATCGGCGCGCCGCGGGCCACCCGTGCCGTGGCACGGGCCTGCGCCAGCAATCCGCTCGCGGTGGCCGTGCCCTGCCACCGCGTGGTGCGGCGCGATGGCGATGTGTCCGGCTATGCCTGGGGCGTGGCCCGCAAACGCGAACTGCTGCGTCGCGAAACAACCGCCAAGGCCTGA
- a CDS encoding GTPase translates to MREHKVVVMGPLGVGKSTLVQTLTQGQAVATEARNSDPSVGKEFTTVALDYGDIALPGGDRLRLYGTPGQQRFSYLWPILLAGAQGAIVLVDAGTHPGTAQAAMYLQAIAEAAPRLPVVIGVTRCDDNLPALRAWETWLQMHAPSLPVMPLDPRQMPQAMILMDVLMSQIECNAMVTIDE, encoded by the coding sequence ATGCGTGAACACAAAGTGGTCGTCATGGGACCGCTTGGCGTTGGCAAATCAACGCTGGTGCAGACCCTGACGCAAGGACAGGCGGTAGCGACCGAAGCCCGCAACAGCGATCCCAGCGTCGGCAAGGAGTTCACCACCGTCGCCCTGGACTATGGCGACATCGCTCTGCCCGGCGGCGATCGCCTGCGCCTGTATGGCACCCCGGGGCAGCAGCGGTTTTCCTACCTGTGGCCCATCCTGCTGGCCGGCGCGCAGGGCGCGATCGTACTGGTCGATGCCGGCACCCACCCGGGCACGGCACAGGCGGCGATGTACCTGCAGGCGATTGCAGAAGCGGCGCCGCGCTTGCCCGTGGTGATCGGCGTGACCCGCTGCGACGACAACCTTCCCGCATTGCGCGCCTGGGAAACCTGGCTGCAGATGCACGCCCCGTCCCTGCCGGTGATGCCGCTGGACCCGCGCCAGATGCCGCAGGCCATGATCCTGATGGATGTGCTGATGAGCCAGATTGAATGCAACGCGATGGTGACAATCGATGAATGA
- a CDS encoding HNH endonuclease encodes METDTTRLGLIEAGACLSAPGAEASPNVTPLHRPGTVRLLSLDAHGRVLDWITWQDAACLYARDAVAWTLGDPCLHIHGGTNRFSGLRSGMDLHPIIAARGHARSRALDPTPNLTNQALFARDAHLCLYCGQQFNRPALTRDHVMPLSKGGLDCWENVVTACFHCNSRKSDRTPQQANMPLLAVPYRPSWIEHLILSNRNILADQMAFLKAQLPKRSKLFA; translated from the coding sequence ATGGAGACAGACACTACACGCTTGGGTCTGATCGAAGCCGGAGCCTGCCTTTCTGCTCCGGGCGCCGAGGCATCGCCCAACGTCACCCCGCTGCATCGCCCCGGCACGGTCCGGCTGCTTTCCCTTGATGCCCACGGACGCGTACTGGACTGGATCACCTGGCAGGATGCGGCGTGCCTGTACGCCCGCGATGCGGTGGCCTGGACGCTGGGCGACCCCTGCCTGCACATCCATGGTGGCACCAACCGCTTCAGCGGCCTGCGCAGCGGCATGGACCTGCACCCGATCATCGCCGCGCGCGGCCATGCCCGCTCACGCGCACTGGACCCCACGCCGAACCTGACCAACCAGGCCCTGTTCGCCCGCGATGCCCACCTGTGCCTGTACTGCGGCCAGCAGTTCAACCGCCCCGCCCTGACCCGCGACCACGTCATGCCGCTGTCCAAGGGGGGGCTGGACTGCTGGGAAAACGTGGTCACCGCCTGCTTCCACTGCAATTCCCGCAAGAGCGACCGTACCCCCCAGCAGGCCAACATGCCCCTGCTGGCCGTGCCCTACCGGCCCAGCTGGATCGAGCACCTGATCCTGTCCAACCGCAACATCCTGGCCGACCAGATGGCGTTCCTGAAGGCCCAGCTGCCCAAGCGTTCAAAGCTCTTCGCCTGA